One window of Stenotrophomonas indicatrix genomic DNA carries:
- a CDS encoding TonB-dependent receptor, with protein MHLMTHYRTPGRHPLTNALLAGLMMAAAAPALAQEASSGNNPIDLDRVSVTGSRIARTGFVTPSPVTAITAEEIRATGANNIGDLMARLPALSPTYTLGNSTRFIGTAGVGLMDLRGMGTSRTLVLVNGRRHVGATSGSSAVDVNTIPVEWIERVEVITGGASAVYGADAVAGVVNFIMKKSFDGAEVRAQTGMASEGGFNRSFISASAGTDFANGRGSAAIALEYSKQDRFVRSDRAIGNEFLVSVPNPNYDPTKPSNESNPQTVLSGPGGNHSISFGGTFTLGAFSPTNKATWGNRYQFNPDGTYRPQRYDGVMPSTTSCVNCDFADLNSVADLQPGFDRKSVNTVVNFDLTDNHRLYFEGKYTETVSDFLAQPSFDQTLRIQRDNAYVSPQLRALMAANGASQLTLSRFNVDAGQRGEHVERNTQRFVLGVEGNLTENWTYDVYGNWGQSEVKRWNLNNRINERWQAGLDTVVDPSTGQIVCRTTLNPNATNPNNGNRVYSQFAREGCVPFSVFGNGAVTQAARDWMNVRSFNYSRLQQSVFSASLANASLFSLPAGDVGVAGGVEYRREKSREITDPLAAQGLTFLNAIPNRMGKYDVREAFVEATVPLLADIPGIYNLTMDAAGRWSDYSSIGKTTTWKVGLDWTIIPSLRARGTLSQAVRAPSIGELYNPQSENFATIADPCNYLATNSNRPNTAADPALRQANCSALGVPVGWVDTYSANRPGVSGGNPNLKPERARSFTYGLVWQPDFLQGFGMSVDYWWISLKDAIGAVSGQTNATRCVDSPGGINNSFCGFIERAPVGGMTDAGGRTFPEHSISRWVALNENLARSRRVGVDLEMDYRFKLAEGDTVIRLVGTRLLQSREWAFQDFPTEYDENVTWVTDPRWRGSLQTKYSLGQWRASWDLNYVSSNLRVQPKSYQANPGQSSPIRNGSYVYHNFQFGYRFPGDKIDVYLGVDNAFDKDPPVNYFGSDVGSAMYDNIGRYMYMGATYKF; from the coding sequence ATTCACCTGATGACGCACTACCGCACGCCCGGTCGCCACCCGCTGACCAACGCCCTGCTCGCCGGCCTGATGATGGCTGCTGCGGCCCCGGCTCTGGCCCAGGAGGCCAGCTCCGGCAACAATCCGATCGACCTGGACCGCGTCAGCGTGACCGGCTCGCGCATCGCGCGTACCGGCTTCGTGACCCCCTCGCCGGTCACCGCCATCACTGCCGAAGAAATCCGCGCCACCGGCGCCAACAACATCGGCGACCTGATGGCGCGCCTGCCGGCGCTGAGCCCGACCTATACGCTGGGTAATTCCACCCGCTTCATCGGCACCGCCGGTGTGGGCCTGATGGACCTGCGCGGCATGGGCACCTCGCGTACGCTGGTGCTGGTCAATGGCCGCCGCCATGTCGGTGCGACCTCCGGCTCCTCGGCAGTCGACGTCAACACGATCCCGGTCGAGTGGATCGAACGCGTTGAAGTCATCACCGGTGGTGCCTCGGCCGTGTACGGCGCCGATGCCGTGGCCGGCGTCGTCAACTTCATCATGAAGAAGTCGTTCGACGGCGCCGAAGTGCGCGCCCAGACCGGCATGGCCAGTGAGGGCGGCTTCAACCGCTCCTTCATCAGCGCCTCGGCAGGTACCGACTTCGCCAATGGCCGCGGCAGCGCGGCGATCGCCCTGGAATACAGCAAGCAGGACCGTTTCGTCCGCAGCGACCGCGCCATCGGCAACGAATTCCTGGTGTCGGTGCCGAACCCGAACTACGACCCGACCAAGCCCTCCAACGAAAGCAATCCGCAGACCGTGCTCAGCGGCCCGGGTGGCAACCACTCGATCTCCTTCGGCGGCACCTTCACGCTGGGTGCGTTCTCGCCCACCAACAAGGCGACCTGGGGCAACCGTTACCAGTTCAATCCGGACGGCACCTACCGCCCGCAGCGCTATGACGGCGTGATGCCGAGCACCACCAGCTGCGTCAACTGCGACTTCGCCGACCTCAATTCGGTGGCCGATCTGCAGCCCGGCTTCGACCGCAAGAGCGTCAATACGGTCGTCAACTTCGATCTGACCGACAACCACCGCCTGTACTTCGAAGGCAAGTACACCGAGACCGTGTCGGACTTCCTGGCCCAGCCGTCGTTCGACCAGACCCTGCGCATCCAGCGCGACAATGCCTACGTTTCGCCGCAGCTGCGCGCGCTGATGGCCGCCAACGGCGCCAGCCAGTTGACCCTGAGCCGCTTCAACGTCGATGCCGGCCAGCGTGGCGAGCACGTGGAGCGCAACACCCAGCGCTTCGTGCTCGGCGTGGAAGGCAACCTGACCGAGAACTGGACCTACGATGTATACGGAAACTGGGGCCAGAGCGAAGTCAAGCGCTGGAACCTCAACAATCGTATCAATGAGCGTTGGCAGGCAGGCCTGGACACCGTGGTCGATCCGTCCACCGGCCAGATCGTCTGCCGCACCACGCTGAACCCGAACGCCACCAACCCGAACAACGGCAACCGCGTGTACTCGCAGTTCGCCCGCGAAGGCTGCGTCCCGTTCTCGGTGTTCGGCAACGGTGCAGTGACCCAGGCCGCACGTGACTGGATGAACGTCAGGTCGTTCAACTATTCGCGCCTGCAGCAGTCGGTGTTCAGCGCCTCGCTGGCCAACGCCTCGCTGTTCAGCCTGCCGGCAGGCGACGTCGGCGTGGCCGGTGGCGTGGAATACCGCCGCGAGAAGAGCCGCGAAATCACCGATCCGCTGGCAGCGCAGGGCCTGACCTTCCTCAACGCGATTCCCAACCGGATGGGCAAGTACGACGTGCGCGAAGCGTTCGTCGAAGCTACCGTGCCGTTGCTGGCCGACATCCCGGGCATCTACAACCTGACCATGGACGCTGCCGGCCGCTGGTCCGATTACAGCAGCATCGGCAAGACCACCACCTGGAAGGTCGGCCTGGACTGGACGATCATTCCGTCCCTGCGCGCCCGCGGCACCCTGTCGCAGGCGGTGCGTGCGCCGAGCATCGGCGAACTGTACAACCCGCAGAGCGAGAACTTCGCCACCATTGCCGATCCCTGCAACTATCTGGCCACCAATTCAAATCGTCCGAATACCGCAGCTGACCCGGCCCTGCGCCAGGCCAACTGCTCGGCGCTGGGCGTGCCGGTGGGTTGGGTCGACACGTACTCCGCGAACCGCCCCGGCGTCAGCGGCGGCAACCCGAACCTGAAGCCGGAGCGCGCGCGCAGCTTCACCTATGGCCTGGTCTGGCAGCCCGACTTCCTGCAGGGCTTCGGCATGTCCGTGGACTACTGGTGGATCAGCCTGAAGGACGCCATCGGTGCCGTCTCAGGTCAGACCAACGCAACGCGTTGCGTGGACTCGCCGGGAGGCATCAACAACAGCTTCTGCGGCTTCATCGAGCGCGCACCGGTCGGTGGCATGACCGATGCAGGCGGCCGGACCTTCCCGGAGCATTCGATCAGCCGTTGGGTTGCACTGAACGAAAACCTGGCTCGTTCGCGTCGCGTCGGTGTCGATCTGGAAATGGACTACCGTTTCAAGCTGGCTGAGGGCGACACGGTGATCCGCCTGGTCGGCACCCGGCTGCTGCAGTCGCGTGAATGGGCCTTCCAGGACTTCCCGACCGAGTACGACGAGAACGTCACCTGGGTGACCGACCCGCGCTGGCGCGGTTCGCTGCAGACCAAGTACTCGCTGGGTCAGTGGCGCGCGTCGTGGGACCTGAACTATGTGAGCAGCAACCTGCGCGTGCAGCCGAAGAGCTACCAGGCCAATCCGGGCCAGAGCAGCCCGATCCGCAACGGCTCGTACGTCTACCACAACTTCCAGTTCGGCTACCGCTTCCCGGGCGACAAGATCGACGTCTACCTGGGCGTGGACAACGCCTTCGACAAGGATCCGCCGGTGAACTACTTCGGCTCCGACGTCGGTTCGGCGATGTACGACAACATCGGCCGTTACATGTACATGGGCGCGACCTACAAGTTCTGA
- a CDS encoding M13 family metallopeptidase, which yields MTRTPKIVLLTLAVSAALVGCGKNETPAKDATASTPAAADAATTYKLDESKLPAYNAFQASDLDSNLDACTAFGDYVNGKWLAANEIPGDRTSWGAFTILDERSVAVQHQLAEQVAQVKNPAGIEKIVGDLWATGMDEAKVNAQGIEPLKADLAAIDGLQDKAAIANYLRTSAAKGENVLFGFGAEADFKNSAVNMAYASQGGLGLPDKTFYTDASKADKLKAYQAHVAKVLELSGVAAADAAKQAEEVVKFETRLAKASKSSVELSRDVSLYYHPVSLAEADALTPNFSWTEFFKAQNVAAPEKFSLAIPAFHQEVSKALGDTDPSVWRAYLRFHTVDSASPYLADAFVQENYEFYGKTLNGQKEQKPRWKRVLGTIENDAGEAFGQLYVKVAFSPEAKAKMEELVKNLAASLKERIQGLSWMSEETKAKAIAKWETFTPKIGYPDKWRDWSGLQTNRDSYLGNVRAATAFNYQYNLAKIGKPVDKTEWGMTPQTVNAYYNPLQNEIVFPAAILQPPFFDAKADDALNYGGIGAVIGHEMTHGYDDQGSRFGPTGNFENWWTEADSKNFAGLTGKLVKQFDQYKVDGQAVNGHLTLGENIADLGGLATAYDALQKASAGKEDAKIDGFTRDQRFFFNWATVWRTKYTPENAKVRLATDPHAPAQFRAIGAPSNLPTFTAAFQCKPGTPMSRTGDSQVVIW from the coding sequence GTGACCCGTACTCCCAAGATCGTGCTGCTGACCCTGGCCGTTTCGGCCGCGCTGGTCGGCTGCGGCAAGAACGAAACCCCGGCAAAGGATGCCACCGCCTCCACGCCGGCCGCGGCCGACGCCGCCACCACCTACAAGCTCGACGAGAGCAAGCTGCCGGCCTACAACGCCTTCCAGGCCAGCGATCTGGACAGCAACCTTGATGCCTGCACCGCCTTCGGCGACTACGTCAACGGCAAATGGCTGGCCGCCAACGAAATTCCGGGCGACCGCACCAGCTGGGGCGCCTTCACCATCCTCGACGAGCGTTCGGTGGCCGTGCAGCACCAGCTGGCCGAGCAGGTCGCGCAGGTCAAGAACCCGGCCGGCATCGAGAAGATCGTCGGCGACCTGTGGGCCACCGGCATGGACGAAGCCAAGGTCAACGCCCAGGGCATCGAGCCGCTGAAGGCCGACCTGGCTGCGATCGATGGCCTGCAGGACAAGGCCGCCATCGCCAACTACCTGCGCACCAGCGCCGCCAAGGGCGAGAACGTGCTGTTCGGCTTCGGCGCCGAAGCCGACTTCAAGAACTCGGCCGTGAACATGGCCTACGCCAGCCAGGGCGGCCTGGGCCTGCCGGACAAGACCTTCTATACCGATGCGTCCAAGGCCGACAAGCTGAAGGCCTATCAGGCCCACGTGGCCAAGGTGCTGGAACTGTCCGGCGTCGCCGCTGCCGATGCCGCAAAGCAGGCTGAAGAAGTCGTCAAGTTCGAAACCCGCCTGGCCAAGGCGTCCAAGTCCAGCGTCGAGCTGTCGCGCGATGTCTCGCTGTACTACCACCCGGTCAGCCTGGCCGAGGCCGATGCGCTGACCCCGAACTTCAGCTGGACCGAGTTCTTCAAGGCGCAGAATGTTGCCGCGCCGGAGAAGTTCTCGCTGGCCATCCCGGCCTTCCACCAGGAAGTGAGCAAGGCGCTGGGCGATACCGATCCGTCGGTGTGGCGCGCCTACCTGCGCTTCCACACCGTGGACAGTGCCTCGCCGTACCTGGCCGATGCATTCGTGCAGGAGAACTACGAGTTCTACGGCAAGACCCTCAATGGCCAGAAGGAACAGAAGCCGCGCTGGAAGCGTGTGCTGGGCACCATCGAGAACGACGCCGGCGAAGCCTTCGGCCAGCTGTACGTGAAGGTCGCCTTCTCGCCGGAAGCCAAGGCGAAGATGGAAGAGCTGGTGAAGAACCTGGCCGCCTCGCTGAAGGAACGCATCCAGGGCCTGTCCTGGATGAGCGAAGAGACCAAGGCCAAGGCCATCGCCAAGTGGGAAACCTTCACTCCGAAGATCGGCTACCCGGACAAGTGGCGTGACTGGTCGGGCCTGCAGACCAACCGCGACAGCTACCTGGGCAACGTGCGCGCGGCCACCGCGTTCAACTACCAGTACAACCTGGCCAAGATCGGCAAGCCGGTGGACAAGACCGAATGGGGCATGACCCCGCAGACGGTCAATGCCTACTACAACCCGCTGCAGAACGAGATCGTGTTCCCGGCCGCCATCCTGCAGCCGCCGTTCTTCGATGCCAAGGCCGACGACGCGCTGAACTACGGCGGTATCGGTGCGGTCATCGGCCACGAAATGACCCACGGTTACGACGATCAGGGCAGCCGCTTCGGGCCGACCGGCAACTTCGAGAACTGGTGGACCGAAGCCGATTCGAAGAACTTCGCTGGTCTGACCGGCAAGCTGGTCAAGCAGTTCGACCAGTACAAGGTCGACGGCCAGGCCGTGAACGGCCACCTGACCCTGGGCGAGAACATCGCCGACCTGGGGGGCCTGGCCACCGCCTACGACGCGCTGCAGAAGGCGTCGGCCGGCAAGGAAGACGCGAAGATCGATGGCTTCACCCGCGATCAGCGCTTCTTCTTCAACTGGGCTACCGTGTGGCGCACCAAGTACACCCCGGAGAACGCCAAGGTCCGCCTGGCAACCGACCCGCACGCGCCGGCACAGTTCCGCGCCATCGGTGCGCCGTCGAACCTGCCGACCTTCACCGCGGCCTTCCAGTGCAAGCCGGGTACGCCGATGTCGCGCACCGGCGATTCGCAGGTGGTGATCTGGTAA
- a CDS encoding M13 family metallopeptidase gives MPNFRPLAIALGISLATLVPTHDAFAAKKKAARAPAVSAQCSDFYDVTNAGWLKANPVPQTGAATALGQLVDRSRQQQRELLDASMKAPQGNVQKLLGDFWASGLDEAAVETDGSNPIAPLLTRINAIKKAKDVPASIAALHQVGIPVAFNFGPDVDLKALDRHIGYFMQGGMGLPDPAFYTRTDADTVALMGRYRNYVKQILALTGTPAAKLDAESQAVIALETELARNAQSLAGINNPFNNYAPISTKDLNSRYRNLQLDAFLKAQGVNDDLVSLADPALFKQLDGMVTKLKPDQWKAYLRWRVGDSMAPYLSKAYRDAEFEFRGRVLRGETLPPQRWESVLDAINVAAGPMVGREYAARYLSAEDRRQAAWIVDKVREVQIEAVKNNSWMSAEAKTEAQAKLAALKIEIGTPLRDLDYSVQPMGRGSFGGNMLIASTWRHREEMKRIGKGNADRRWDVLPQQPSLAYDLAQNRLIVTAAILQGPVFNAKADAADKFGSFGGLVGHELTRAIDAKGALVDARGELRSWWTPADKTAWTLLGTRVATQYGGYEFPGVKGAKVNGTLTQEENLADIAGLELAWAAYTAQEPKAKPAQQQGFFRAWAALWPQQLSPNEAARRLTADIRAPGRWRTNGPLSNLPAFGASFSCKPGQPMQRTDAEQIKVWR, from the coding sequence ATGCCCAACTTCCGTCCGCTTGCCATCGCCCTGGGCATCAGCCTGGCGACCCTGGTTCCGACCCACGATGCGTTCGCTGCCAAGAAGAAGGCCGCACGCGCCCCGGCCGTCAGTGCGCAGTGCAGCGATTTCTACGATGTCACCAACGCGGGCTGGCTGAAGGCCAACCCGGTGCCGCAGACCGGTGCCGCCACCGCATTGGGCCAGCTGGTCGATCGCAGCCGGCAGCAACAGCGTGAACTGCTGGACGCCTCGATGAAGGCGCCGCAGGGCAACGTGCAGAAGCTGCTGGGCGACTTCTGGGCCAGCGGCCTGGACGAAGCTGCAGTGGAAACCGATGGCTCCAACCCGATCGCGCCGCTGCTGACCCGCATCAATGCGATCAAGAAGGCCAAGGATGTTCCGGCCTCGATCGCCGCGCTGCACCAGGTCGGCATCCCGGTGGCCTTCAACTTCGGCCCCGATGTGGACCTGAAGGCTTTGGACCGCCACATCGGTTACTTCATGCAGGGCGGCATGGGCCTGCCTGATCCGGCCTTCTATACCCGCACAGACGCCGACACCGTCGCGTTGATGGGCCGCTACCGTAACTACGTCAAGCAGATCCTCGCACTGACCGGCACCCCGGCGGCCAAGCTGGACGCGGAGTCGCAGGCGGTGATCGCGCTGGAAACCGAACTGGCCCGCAATGCGCAGTCGCTGGCGGGCATCAACAACCCGTTCAACAACTACGCGCCGATCTCCACCAAGGACCTCAACAGCCGCTACCGCAACCTGCAGCTGGATGCGTTCCTGAAGGCGCAGGGCGTCAACGATGACCTGGTGTCGCTCGCCGACCCGGCGCTGTTCAAGCAGCTCGACGGCATGGTCACCAAGCTCAAGCCGGACCAGTGGAAGGCCTACCTGCGCTGGCGCGTGGGTGACTCGATGGCGCCGTACCTGTCCAAGGCGTACCGCGATGCGGAGTTCGAGTTCCGTGGCCGCGTGCTGCGTGGTGAGACCCTGCCGCCGCAGCGCTGGGAAAGCGTGCTGGACGCGATCAACGTGGCCGCCGGCCCGATGGTCGGTCGCGAATACGCCGCGCGTTACCTGTCCGCCGAAGACCGTCGCCAGGCGGCCTGGATCGTCGACAAGGTGCGTGAAGTGCAGATCGAGGCGGTCAAGAACAACAGCTGGATGAGCGCCGAGGCCAAGACCGAAGCGCAGGCCAAGCTGGCCGCGCTGAAGATCGAGATCGGCACCCCGCTGCGTGACCTGGACTACAGCGTGCAGCCGATGGGCCGTGGTTCGTTCGGCGGCAACATGCTGATCGCTTCCACCTGGCGTCATCGCGAGGAAATGAAGCGCATCGGCAAGGGCAACGCCGACCGCCGCTGGGACGTGCTGCCGCAGCAGCCGTCGCTGGCCTATGACCTGGCGCAGAACCGGCTGATCGTCACCGCCGCGATCCTGCAGGGTCCGGTGTTCAACGCCAAGGCCGACGCCGCGGACAAGTTCGGCAGCTTCGGCGGCCTGGTCGGCCACGAGCTGACCCGCGCGATCGACGCCAAGGGTGCACTGGTCGATGCCAGGGGCGAACTGCGCAGCTGGTGGACGCCGGCCGACAAGACCGCCTGGACCCTCCTCGGTACCCGTGTCGCCACCCAGTACGGCGGCTACGAGTTCCCCGGCGTGAAGGGAGCCAAGGTCAACGGCACGCTGACCCAGGAAGAGAACCTGGCCGACATCGCCGGTCTGGAACTGGCCTGGGCCGCCTACACCGCGCAGGAGCCGAAGGCCAAGCCGGCACAGCAGCAGGGCTTCTTCCGCGCCTGGGCCGCGCTGTGGCCGCAGCAGCTGTCGCCGAACGAGGCCGCACGCCGCCTGACCGCCGACATCCGTGCACCGGGCCGCTGGCGCACCAACGGCCCGCTGTCGAACCTGCCGGCGTTCGGCGCCAGCTTCAGCTGCAAGCCGGGTCAGCCGATGCAGCGTACCGACGCCGAGCAGATCAAGGTCTGGCGCTGA
- a CDS encoding IS3 family transposase (programmed frameshift) gives MKSTIRRSQRDYSLAFKLSVVDQVERGELTYKKAQERYGIQGRSTVLSWLRRHGRQDWSAGASLPPMSTVPKAGAAKPLTPEQQIKALQVQLREANEKAQLFEAIVDVLKEDYGVKIGKKAFRQVLTQGRLKGVSVARACRHFGISRQAFYQAGHRHQRRDAADATALSLVSDCRARQPRVGTRKLHHLIEPKLQAAGIALGRDRLFDVLREARLLVPQRRAYHKTTDSHHRFRKHPNLLKSGEGCIVPSGCEQVWVADITYLPTDGKFVYLSLVTDAWSRKIVGWSVNETLQTEHTAQALEMALKTRKTRQRLIHHSDRGIQYCLDNYQKIHAKHGLTCSMTDGYDCYQNALAERINGILKCEFLLRRPRDLGQARQMVAEAVEIYNAERPHLSLKMQTPDAMHRASLAA, from the exons ATGAAATCAACAATCAGGCGCAGCCAACGGGATTACTCGCTGGCCTTCAAGTTGTCGGTGGTAGACCAGGTCGAGCGCGGGGAGCTGACCTACAAAAAGGCCCAGGAGCGTTATGGGATCCAAGGGCGCAGCACGGTGCTTTCCTGGCTTCGTCGGCATGGTCGGCAGGATTGGTCAGCTGGGGCATCATTGCCTCCCATGAGCACTGTCCCCAAAGCCGGGGCGGCCAAGCCGCTGACGCCGGAACAACAGATCAAGGCCCTGCAGGTCCAGTTGCGGGAGGCAAACGAGAAGGCGCAGTTGTTCGAGGCCATCGTGGATGTCCTCAAAGAGGATTACGGGGTAAAAATCG GTAAAAAAGCCTTCCGGCAAGTCCTCACGCAAGGGCGCCTCAAAGGCGTAAGCGTGGCAAGGGCTTGCCGCCATTTCGGCATCAGTCGGCAGGCGTTCTATCAGGCCGGTCACCGCCATCAGCGGCGAGACGCTGCTGATGCTACGGCACTGTCGCTGGTGAGCGACTGCCGCGCGCGCCAGCCTCGGGTCGGTACGCGCAAGCTGCACCATCTGATTGAGCCGAAGCTGCAGGCGGCGGGGATCGCTCTGGGGCGCGATCGTTTATTTGACGTGCTCCGAGAAGCGCGCTTGCTGGTGCCGCAGCGCCGCGCGTATCACAAGACGACCGATAGCCATCATCGCTTCCGCAAGCATCCCAATCTGCTCAAATCCGGTGAAGGATGCATCGTTCCCAGTGGCTGCGAACAGGTGTGGGTGGCTGACATCACCTATCTACCAACAGATGGGAAGTTCGTTTACCTGAGCCTTGTTACCGATGCGTGGTCACGCAAGATCGTAGGCTGGAGCGTGAATGAGACGCTGCAGACCGAACATACCGCGCAGGCATTGGAGATGGCCCTGAAAACCCGGAAAACGAGGCAACGGCTGATCCACCATTCGGATCGGGGCATCCAGTACTGCTTGGACAACTATCAGAAGATCCATGCCAAGCACGGCCTGACCTGCTCCATGACCGACGGCTACGATTGCTATCAGAACGCTCTGGCAGAGCGGATCAACGGGATCCTCAAATGCGAGTTTCTGCTCCGTCGCCCACGGGACCTGGGACAGGCTCGGCAGATGGTGGCTGAGGCAGTGGAGATCTACAACGCCGAGCGCCCCCACCTGTCCCTTAAAATGCAGACGCCCGATGCGATGCACCGGGCGTCCTTGGCCGCCTGA